One window of Stenotrophomonas indicatrix genomic DNA carries:
- a CDS encoding NRDE family protein yields MCLLALGWLHHPRWRLVMAGNRDEFHARPTAALAPWQDETSVIGGRDLRSGGSWAGVGAGGRMAVVTNVRDPQASQTGPSRGALVADYLRGRDTAGTHIERLAGIAAAYAPFNLLLADGHSLEYLGNHPAERQTLGPGVHGMSNGAIDAPWPKTQRLMDALSAWLEQDGVRSLSQGERDLTPLWTALADEHRPADSDLPDTGIGLERERWLSPAFIRGDDYGTRASTVLLIDADGHGEIHERRFGPQGVPSGQSHVIF; encoded by the coding sequence ATGTGCCTGCTTGCTCTTGGCTGGCTGCACCACCCGCGCTGGCGGTTGGTCATGGCCGGCAACCGTGATGAGTTCCACGCCCGCCCGACCGCGGCCCTGGCCCCCTGGCAGGATGAGACGTCCGTCATCGGCGGGCGCGACCTGCGCTCCGGCGGCAGCTGGGCCGGCGTCGGTGCCGGCGGCCGGATGGCGGTGGTGACCAACGTGCGCGATCCGCAGGCGTCCCAGACCGGGCCATCTCGTGGTGCCCTGGTGGCCGACTACCTGCGTGGCCGCGATACGGCGGGTACGCATATAGAACGTCTGGCCGGAATCGCCGCGGCCTACGCCCCGTTCAACCTGCTGCTGGCCGATGGCCACAGCCTGGAATACCTGGGCAACCACCCGGCTGAGCGACAGACGCTTGGCCCGGGGGTACATGGCATGTCCAACGGCGCCATCGACGCGCCCTGGCCAAAGACCCAGCGGTTGATGGACGCGCTTTCCGCTTGGCTGGAACAGGACGGGGTCAGATCCCTTTCCCAAGGGGAAAGGGATCTGACCCCGCTGTGGACCGCCCTGGCCGACGAACATCGCCCGGCCGACAGCGACCTGCCCGATACCGGCATCGGCCTGGAACGCGAACGCTGGCTCAGCCCCGCCTTCATCCGCGGCGACGATTACGGCACCCGCGCCAGCACCGTGCTGCTGATTGACGCGGACGGCCATGGCGAAATCCACGAGCGCCGCTTTGGGCCGCAGGGTGTACCCAGCGGACAGAGTCACGTCATTTTCTGA
- a CDS encoding division/cell wall cluster transcriptional repressor MraZ, with protein sequence MAVPTAHRDLVARVSNNRLVLTYNPFESGCLWLYAESEWERVRDDVMSKPNTQRVVRLLQQKLVGSAAHLELDGNGRISIPASHRGAVGIEKKAVLLGMGDKFELWSEQAHRALIQQTLSDEDLGDGLLDLKL encoded by the coding sequence ATGGCGGTTCCCACCGCTCATCGCGACCTCGTTGCGCGCGTCAGCAACAACCGTCTCGTATTGACCTACAACCCCTTCGAGTCCGGCTGCCTGTGGCTGTATGCCGAGTCGGAATGGGAGCGGGTACGCGACGACGTCATGTCCAAACCCAACACACAGCGCGTCGTACGTCTGCTGCAGCAGAAGCTGGTCGGTTCAGCCGCCCACCTGGAGCTGGACGGCAACGGTCGCATCAGCATTCCCGCCAGCCACCGCGGTGCGGTGGGCATTGAGAAGAAGGCGGTATTGCTCGGTATGGGCGACAAATTCGAATTGTGGAGCGAGCAGGCGCATCGGGCCCTGATCCAGCAGACGTTGTCTGACGAGGATCTGGGTGATGGGTTGCTCGACCTGAAGTTGTGA
- the rsmH gene encoding 16S rRNA (cytosine(1402)-N(4))-methyltransferase RsmH: MRPEAQTGHLPVSQSPAVHLPVLYTQVLEGLRVIENGRYLDGTFGRGGHARGVLTQLGPEGRLLVMDKDPEAIAVAERDFAPDPRVSIFRGSFAQLLQWNETAEGLDGVLFDLGVSSPQLDVAERGFSFGKDGPLDMRMDPDSGESAAQWINRVEDREIADVLWTYGEERQSRRIARAIVARREKQPFTRTAELAELIASVMPRGKDKIHPATRSFQAIRIHINRELADLEAGLDAAVERLKPGGRLAVISFHSLEDRIVKQYMNRLAKAPPANRRLPEAQVFVPTLDLIGGAIKATDEELATNPRARSAVLRVAQKREADA, translated from the coding sequence GTGCGCCCAGAAGCGCAGACCGGTCACCTTCCGGTGTCGCAGTCGCCGGCGGTGCATCTGCCGGTCCTGTACACCCAGGTCCTGGAAGGCCTGAGGGTGATCGAAAACGGACGTTATCTGGATGGCACGTTCGGTCGTGGCGGTCATGCACGTGGCGTGCTCACCCAGCTCGGTCCCGAGGGACGCCTGCTGGTCATGGACAAGGATCCGGAAGCCATTGCCGTTGCCGAGCGCGATTTCGCGCCGGACCCGCGTGTCTCGATCTTCCGTGGCAGCTTCGCCCAGCTGCTGCAGTGGAACGAGACCGCCGAAGGCCTGGATGGCGTGCTGTTCGATCTTGGCGTGTCCTCGCCGCAGCTGGATGTCGCCGAGCGTGGTTTCAGCTTCGGCAAGGACGGCCCGCTGGACATGCGCATGGACCCGGACAGTGGCGAAAGCGCTGCGCAGTGGATCAACCGCGTGGAAGATCGTGAGATCGCCGACGTGCTGTGGACCTACGGCGAAGAGCGGCAGAGCCGGCGCATCGCCCGCGCCATCGTGGCCCGCCGTGAGAAGCAGCCGTTCACCCGCACCGCCGAACTGGCCGAGCTGATCGCCTCGGTGATGCCGCGTGGGAAAGACAAGATCCATCCGGCCACGCGCAGCTTCCAGGCCATCCGCATCCACATCAACCGCGAACTGGCCGACCTCGAAGCCGGCCTGGATGCGGCGGTGGAGCGCCTGAAGCCCGGTGGCCGGCTGGCGGTGATCAGCTTCCACTCGCTGGAAGACCGCATCGTCAAGCAGTACATGAACCGCCTGGCCAAGGCGCCGCCGGCCAACCGCCGGCTGCCCGAGGCGCAGGTGTTCGTGCCGACGCTGGACCTGATTGGTGGCGCCATCAAGGCCACCGACGAAGAGCTGGCGACGAACCCGCGCGCCCGCAGCGCCGTGCTGCGTGTCGCCCAGAAGCGGGAGGCCGATGCATGA
- the ftsL gene encoding cell division protein FtsL: MSRLLLIILLACTVASAIGVVFVRHRHRQTFIELSRAERARDDLNIEFGRLQLEQATLAEANRVDSIAREKLGMKFPEAADVVVVRP, encoded by the coding sequence ATGAGCCGGCTGCTGCTGATCATCCTGTTGGCCTGCACCGTGGCCTCGGCGATCGGCGTCGTGTTCGTGCGTCACCGTCACCGGCAGACGTTCATCGAGCTGTCGCGCGCCGAGCGTGCGCGTGATGACCTGAACATCGAGTTCGGCCGCCTGCAGCTGGAGCAGGCGACCCTGGCCGAAGCCAACCGCGTGGACAGCATCGCCCGCGAAAAGCTCGGCATGAAGTTCCCCGAGGCCGCCGACGTCGTGGTGGTGCGCCCATGA
- a CDS encoding peptidoglycan D,D-transpeptidase FtsI family protein, with the protein MSKTGRNRPRNAFNLRQRLRWVALALGLCSVSLVGRAAYVQIINSDFYQRQGEARYLRELPIKTSRGMITDRNGEPLAVSTPVASIWVNPQDLLRSPERIPELAQAVGMSVDELSSRLSQKSDKEFMYLRRRINPDEAERVVALKIPGVAAQREFRRFYPQGEAMAHVLGFTNIDDRGQEGLELAFDEWLRGKPGGKRVIRNRKGETVESDLLHAAEPGKDLTLSIDRRIQYLAFKELRNALVANKAAGGSMVIMDVTTGEILAMVNLPTYNPNSLNGAVPDTRRNRAVTDLVEPGSTMKPLTIATALQSGVVTKDTIIDTNPGYMQVARFTIRDVPRNNGVLNVTGVITRSSNIGAAKIAAKMPDQVFYDGVRRFGYGSVPHSGFPGESGGVVRRPANWDGATKTTMSYGYGLNVTPLQIATAYSALANGGKLIAPTFVKGQRNEGQQIIDENVAKQVVAMMETVVTQGGAKQAAVLGYRVAGKTGTARKTGPGGYERGHYNALFAGVVPATNPRFATVIVINDPQGGKFYGGLVSAPVYHNVMEGTLRLMDVPLDDLQSWLAAQQSGKIGHSASVLPVPPAEAALPADAAAEFDAALPSAQSHVPPATGGTQ; encoded by the coding sequence ATGAGCAAGACCGGCCGCAACCGTCCCCGCAACGCCTTCAACCTGCGCCAGCGCCTGCGCTGGGTGGCCCTGGCGCTTGGTCTGTGCTCGGTGTCGCTGGTCGGTCGTGCCGCCTACGTGCAGATCATCAACAGCGACTTCTACCAGCGCCAGGGTGAAGCACGTTACCTGCGCGAACTGCCGATCAAGACCTCGCGCGGCATGATCACCGACCGCAACGGCGAGCCGTTGGCCGTGTCCACGCCGGTCGCTTCGATCTGGGTCAACCCGCAGGACCTGCTGCGTTCGCCCGAGCGCATCCCCGAGCTGGCACAGGCGGTGGGCATGTCGGTGGACGAGCTGAGCAGCCGCCTGTCGCAGAAGTCGGACAAGGAATTCATGTACCTGCGTCGCCGGATCAATCCGGACGAGGCAGAGCGCGTGGTCGCCTTGAAGATTCCGGGCGTGGCCGCGCAGCGCGAGTTCCGCCGCTTCTACCCGCAGGGTGAGGCGATGGCGCACGTGCTGGGCTTCACCAACATCGATGACCGCGGCCAGGAAGGCCTGGAGCTGGCCTTCGACGAATGGCTGCGCGGCAAGCCCGGCGGCAAGCGGGTGATCCGCAACCGCAAGGGCGAGACGGTCGAGAGCGACCTGCTGCATGCGGCCGAGCCGGGCAAGGACCTGACCCTCAGCATCGACCGCCGCATCCAGTACCTGGCCTTCAAGGAACTGCGCAACGCGCTGGTGGCCAACAAGGCGGCCGGCGGCTCGATGGTGATCATGGACGTGACCACCGGCGAGATCCTGGCCATGGTCAACCTGCCGACCTACAACCCGAACTCGCTCAACGGCGCGGTGCCGGACACGCGCCGCAATCGCGCGGTGACCGATCTGGTCGAGCCGGGCTCGACGATGAAGCCGCTGACCATCGCCACCGCGCTGCAGTCCGGGGTGGTGACCAAGGACACCATCATCGATACCAACCCGGGCTACATGCAGGTCGCCCGTTTCACCATCCGCGATGTGCCGCGCAACAACGGCGTGCTGAATGTCACCGGCGTGATCACCCGCAGCTCCAACATCGGCGCGGCCAAGATCGCCGCGAAGATGCCCGACCAGGTGTTCTATGACGGCGTGCGCCGTTTCGGCTACGGCTCGGTGCCGCACAGTGGCTTCCCCGGCGAGTCCGGCGGCGTGGTGCGGCGTCCGGCCAACTGGGACGGCGCAACCAAGACCACCATGTCCTACGGCTATGGCCTGAATGTCACGCCGCTGCAGATCGCCACCGCGTACTCGGCGCTGGCCAACGGCGGCAAGCTGATCGCACCGACGTTCGTGAAGGGCCAGCGCAACGAAGGCCAGCAGATCATCGACGAGAACGTCGCCAAGCAGGTGGTGGCGATGATGGAAACGGTGGTCACCCAGGGCGGCGCCAAGCAGGCGGCGGTGCTGGGCTATCGCGTGGCCGGCAAGACCGGCACCGCGCGCAAGACCGGCCCCGGTGGCTACGAGCGTGGTCACTACAACGCGCTGTTCGCCGGCGTGGTGCCGGCCACCAATCCGCGGTTTGCCACCGTCATCGTCATCAACGACCCGCAGGGCGGCAAGTTCTACGGCGGCCTGGTGTCGGCGCCGGTCTATCACAACGTGATGGAAGGCACGCTGCGCCTGATGGACGTGCCGCTGGACGACCTGCAGTCGTGGCTGGCTGCCCAGCAGTCCGGAAAGATCGGCCATTCGGCCTCGGTACTGCCGGTGCCACCGGCGGAAGCTGCACTGCCGGCGGATGCCGCCGCTGAATTCGATGCCGCGCTGCCCAGCGCGCAATCCCATGTGCCACCCGCTACGGGAGGCACGCAATGA
- a CDS encoding UDP-N-acetylmuramoyl-L-alanyl-D-glutamate--2,6-diaminopimelate ligase, whose amino-acid sequence MSPSMLLSQLLPDVVLAGHDPVLTGLVLDSRAVRPGNAFVAIAGFGAHGLGFVEQARAAGAGAILFEAPAPVELPAPADAIAVPDLRARLGAMADQFHGAPSRAMTMVGVTGTNGKTSTVQLLAQAWHLLGTPSGSIGTLGAGLYGAVEPTGFTTPLVLQMHALLAQLRDDGARAVAMEVSSHALDQGRVDAVHYDVAVFTNLTRDHLDYHGDMASYGAAKARLFHRPGLKAAVINLDDAFGRQLFAGLPAGVQAIGLSSRGADGANVRAEALQLDGRGIGFALIIDGQRAAVQSPLLGRFNVDNLLAVAGSLHALGHPLPRIAEVLSALQPIRGRMNRLGGEDGLPTVVVDYAHTPDALEQALDSLHGHLQGTLFCVFGCGGERDTGKRPQMAAIAERLANQVIVTDDNPRGEDGDVIVADILAGFADASAVTVQRNRARAIGLAVKRAGAGDIVLIAGKGHEPYQEVNGVRHDFDDTEVAAAALAAKAGVLAAQAGEGAA is encoded by the coding sequence ATGAGTCCTTCGATGTTGCTTTCGCAGTTGCTTCCGGACGTGGTCCTGGCGGGCCATGATCCCGTTCTGACCGGCCTGGTGCTGGACAGCCGTGCCGTGCGCCCCGGCAATGCCTTCGTCGCCATCGCCGGTTTCGGCGCGCATGGCCTGGGCTTTGTCGAGCAGGCGCGCGCAGCCGGTGCCGGCGCCATCCTGTTCGAAGCACCGGCGCCCGTCGAACTGCCTGCACCGGCCGATGCCATCGCCGTGCCGGACCTGCGTGCGCGGCTGGGTGCGATGGCCGACCAGTTCCATGGTGCGCCTTCGCGGGCGATGACCATGGTTGGCGTGACCGGTACCAACGGCAAGACCTCCACCGTCCAGCTGCTGGCCCAGGCCTGGCATCTGCTCGGTACGCCCAGTGGCAGTATCGGCACGTTGGGCGCCGGACTTTATGGTGCGGTCGAGCCGACTGGCTTCACCACTCCGCTGGTGCTGCAGATGCATGCGCTGCTGGCACAGCTGCGCGACGACGGCGCGCGTGCGGTGGCGATGGAAGTCAGCTCGCATGCGCTGGACCAGGGCCGCGTGGACGCCGTGCACTACGACGTGGCGGTGTTCACCAATCTGACCCGCGATCACCTTGATTACCACGGCGACATGGCCAGCTACGGCGCTGCCAAGGCGCGGTTGTTCCATCGCCCGGGCCTGAAGGCGGCGGTCATCAATCTTGACGATGCGTTCGGTCGCCAGCTGTTCGCCGGCCTGCCGGCGGGTGTGCAGGCGATCGGCCTGAGCTCGCGCGGTGCCGACGGTGCCAACGTGCGCGCCGAAGCACTGCAACTGGATGGCCGCGGCATCGGTTTCGCGCTGATCATCGACGGCCAGCGCGCTGCGGTGCAGTCGCCGCTGCTGGGCCGCTTCAACGTGGACAACCTGCTGGCCGTTGCCGGCAGCCTGCATGCGCTGGGGCATCCGCTGCCGCGCATCGCCGAGGTGCTGTCGGCACTGCAGCCGATCCGTGGCCGCATGAACCGCCTGGGCGGCGAAGACGGCCTGCCGACCGTGGTGGTCGACTACGCACACACCCCCGACGCGCTGGAACAGGCGCTGGACAGCCTGCACGGCCACCTGCAGGGCACGCTGTTCTGTGTGTTCGGCTGCGGTGGCGAGCGCGATACCGGCAAGCGTCCGCAGATGGCTGCGATTGCCGAACGCCTGGCCAACCAGGTCATCGTCACCGACGACAACCCGCGTGGCGAAGATGGCGACGTGATCGTGGCCGACATCCTGGCCGGATTTGCTGATGCCTCGGCCGTGACCGTGCAGCGCAATCGCGCGCGCGCGATCGGCCTGGCGGTGAAGCGCGCCGGTGCCGGCGACATCGTCCTCATCGCCGGCAAGGGCCACGAGCCGTACCAGGAAGTGAATGGCGTGCGCCATGACTTCGACGACACCGAAGTGGCAGCGGCTGCACTGGCTGCCAAGGCCGGTGTTCTAGCAGCCCAGGCTGGGGAGGGCGCCGCATGA
- the murF gene encoding UDP-N-acetylmuramoyl-tripeptide--D-alanyl-D-alanine ligase, with amino-acid sequence MKRTLLSLIAHWAGGEIHGDDVAIDAISNDTRSLGPGSLYVALRGERFDGHDFAADAQARGASALLVERLLPLDLPQVLVADSERALAKIAAGMQRDRATELFAITGSNGKTSVKSLLLAILQQVAQHAHKVVYANPGNRNNEIGLPLAVIDAPEDADYAVYEMGAGKPGDIAYLTDVARPRYALVNNIAPAHLERMGSLLGVAVTKGAIYAALPADGVAVINVDDAYGRWFEQHFIGTPARCRVLRYGLEHTADVTARDIRAGAQGSRFTLVTPMGEAGVVLGLPGRHNISNALAAASLALAAGIELSLVATGLAEAQPVPGRQIAHQLHNGAVLVDDSYNANPGSLAAAIDALAAAPEEGWLVLGDMRELGPDAEALHAQAGIRARAAGLKRLYALGPLSAAAAAAFGEGGRHFTTHDALSQALKDELHAGVRCLVKGSRGSAMDTIVKALLAQGEESPHVV; translated from the coding sequence ATGAAGCGCACCCTGCTTTCGCTGATCGCCCACTGGGCCGGTGGCGAAATCCACGGCGACGACGTGGCCATCGACGCCATCAGCAACGATACCCGCAGCCTTGGCCCGGGCAGCCTGTACGTGGCGCTGCGTGGCGAACGCTTCGACGGCCATGACTTCGCCGCTGACGCGCAGGCACGTGGCGCCAGCGCGTTGCTGGTCGAGCGCCTGCTGCCGCTGGACCTGCCGCAGGTACTGGTGGCCGACAGCGAGCGCGCACTGGCGAAGATCGCCGCTGGCATGCAGCGCGACCGTGCGACCGAACTGTTCGCCATCACCGGCAGCAACGGCAAGACCAGCGTGAAGAGTCTGCTGCTGGCGATCCTGCAGCAGGTGGCCCAGCACGCACACAAGGTGGTCTACGCCAACCCGGGCAACCGCAACAACGAGATCGGCCTGCCGCTGGCAGTGATCGACGCACCGGAAGATGCCGACTACGCCGTTTACGAGATGGGTGCTGGCAAGCCGGGCGATATTGCCTACCTGACCGACGTCGCGCGCCCGCGCTATGCCCTGGTCAACAACATCGCGCCGGCCCACCTGGAGCGGATGGGCAGCCTGCTCGGCGTTGCCGTGACCAAGGGGGCGATCTACGCCGCACTGCCGGCCGATGGCGTGGCGGTGATCAATGTCGACGACGCTTACGGGCGCTGGTTCGAACAGCATTTCATCGGTACCCCGGCACGTTGCCGGGTGCTGCGCTATGGCTTGGAACACACGGCCGACGTCACCGCGCGCGACATCCGCGCCGGTGCGCAGGGCAGCCGCTTCACGCTGGTCACGCCGATGGGCGAGGCGGGCGTGGTGCTGGGCCTGCCGGGCCGCCACAACATCAGCAATGCATTGGCCGCCGCCAGCCTGGCGCTTGCCGCTGGCATCGAGCTGTCACTGGTGGCCACCGGCCTGGCCGAAGCGCAGCCGGTGCCGGGCCGCCAGATCGCCCATCAGCTGCACAACGGCGCGGTGCTGGTGGACGACAGCTACAACGCCAACCCCGGTTCGCTGGCCGCCGCCATCGATGCGCTGGCGGCTGCACCGGAAGAGGGCTGGCTGGTGCTGGGCGACATGCGCGAGCTGGGTCCCGATGCCGAGGCACTGCATGCACAGGCGGGCATCCGCGCGCGTGCCGCCGGCCTCAAGCGCCTGTATGCACTGGGCCCGCTCAGTGCCGCCGCCGCCGCCGCGTTTGGCGAGGGCGGACGCCATTTCACCACCCATGACGCGCTGTCGCAGGCGCTGAAGGACGAGCTGCACGCCGGCGTGCGCTGCCTGGTCAAGGGCTCCCGTGGCAGCGCCATGGACACGATTGTCAAAGCGCTGCTGGCGCAAGGAGAGGAATCCCCGCATGTTGTATGA
- the mraY gene encoding phospho-N-acetylmuramoyl-pentapeptide-transferase produces MLYELARWLQQLESLFGLFNYQTFRAILAALTALFLSLWLGPAMIRKLAQFKGGQPIRKDGPQTHFSKAGTPTMGGSLILLTVTLSVLMWADLRNRYVWLVLAVMLCFGAIGWYDDWIKIVRRDPNGLKSRWKYLLQSIFGLAAGIFLFQTADVPAALTFYIPMFKSVALPLAGIGFVAIAYFWIVGFSNAVNLTDGLDGLAIMPTVLVACALGVFAYASGNVVFANYLQIPQIPGAGELVIICAAIAGAGLGFLWFNTYPAMVFMGDIGALSLGAVLGTIAVITRQELVLVIMGGVFVIETLSVMIQVASFKLTGKRVFRMAPIHHHFELKGWPEPRVIVRFWIISVVLVLIGLATLKVR; encoded by the coding sequence ATGTTGTATGAACTGGCTCGATGGTTGCAGCAGTTGGAGAGCCTGTTCGGGCTGTTCAACTACCAGACGTTCCGCGCCATCCTTGCCGCGTTGACGGCGCTGTTCCTGTCGCTGTGGCTCGGCCCGGCGATGATCCGCAAGCTCGCCCAGTTCAAGGGTGGCCAGCCGATCCGCAAGGACGGCCCGCAGACCCATTTCTCCAAGGCCGGTACGCCGACCATGGGCGGCTCGCTGATCCTGCTCACTGTCACCCTGTCGGTGCTGATGTGGGCTGACCTGCGTAACCGCTACGTGTGGCTGGTGCTGGCGGTGATGCTGTGCTTCGGCGCCATCGGCTGGTACGACGACTGGATCAAGATCGTCCGTCGCGACCCGAATGGCCTGAAGTCGCGCTGGAAGTACCTGCTGCAGTCGATCTTCGGCCTGGCTGCGGGCATCTTCCTGTTCCAGACCGCTGACGTGCCGGCGGCGCTGACCTTCTATATCCCCATGTTCAAGTCGGTGGCGCTGCCGCTGGCCGGCATCGGTTTCGTGGCCATTGCCTATTTCTGGATCGTCGGCTTCTCCAACGCGGTCAACCTGACCGACGGCCTGGATGGGCTGGCGATCATGCCCACCGTACTGGTGGCCTGCGCGCTGGGCGTGTTCGCCTATGCCTCGGGCAACGTGGTGTTCGCCAACTACCTGCAGATCCCGCAGATTCCGGGCGCCGGTGAGCTGGTCATCATCTGCGCGGCCATTGCCGGTGCCGGCCTGGGCTTCCTCTGGTTCAACACCTATCCGGCCATGGTGTTCATGGGCGATATCGGCGCACTGTCGCTGGGTGCGGTGCTGGGCACCATTGCGGTGATCACCCGCCAGGAACTGGTGCTGGTGATCATGGGCGGCGTGTTCGTCATCGAAACGCTGTCGGTGATGATCCAGGTCGCCTCGTTCAAGCTGACCGGCAAGCGCGTGTTCCGCATGGCGCCGATCCATCACCACTTCGAGCTGAAGGGCTGGCCGGAGCCGCGCGTGATCGTGCGCTTCTGGATCATCTCCGTCGTGCTGGTGCTGATCGGCCTGGCCACGTTGAAGGTACGCTGA
- the ftsW gene encoding putative lipid II flippase FtsW: MNDLSHQATRLEAIGGSYDKWLLGAMIALTGLGVVMVASSSIALMSSPFYYLNRHLIFLAVGIALAIMAARTELKTIEQYNQMLLLGCFALLVVVFVPGLGSSVNGARRWINLGISKFQTVEAVKVLYIVWLSSYLVRFRDEVNATWPAMLKPLGVAGALVVLLLLQPDFGSSTLLLAITAGMLVLGGVNMPRMSMPVVFGLVGMSALAIIEPYRMRRITSFLDPWADQQGDGYQLSNALMAVGRGEWTGVGLGNSVQKLYYLPEAHTDFIFSVTAEEFGFLGTCTIVALYALLVGRTFWLGMRCVEMKRHFSGYIAFGIGLWISMQTFVSIGVNLGILPTKGLTLPLISSGGSSVLMTCVAMGLLLRVSYELKRAERRQAVRMGAADDVAGPAPADAPAAPVAKSVPMAAEPAAAEPAAVRGTSRLQSRVEPTFGRLG; this comes from the coding sequence ATGAACGACCTGTCGCACCAGGCAACACGCCTTGAGGCCATCGGTGGCAGCTACGACAAGTGGCTGCTCGGCGCGATGATCGCGCTCACCGGGCTGGGCGTGGTGATGGTCGCGTCCAGTTCGATCGCGTTGATGAGCAGCCCGTTCTACTACCTCAACCGCCACCTGATCTTCCTGGCGGTCGGCATCGCGCTCGCCATCATGGCCGCGCGTACCGAGCTGAAGACCATCGAGCAGTACAACCAGATGCTGCTGCTGGGCTGCTTCGCGCTGCTGGTGGTGGTGTTCGTTCCCGGCCTGGGCAGCAGCGTCAACGGTGCCCGCCGCTGGATCAACCTGGGCATCTCCAAGTTCCAGACGGTCGAAGCGGTGAAGGTGCTCTACATCGTCTGGCTGTCCAGCTACCTGGTGCGCTTCCGCGACGAGGTCAATGCCACCTGGCCGGCGATGCTCAAGCCGCTGGGCGTGGCCGGTGCGCTGGTGGTACTGCTGCTGCTGCAGCCCGACTTCGGTTCGTCCACCCTGTTGCTGGCGATCACCGCCGGCATGCTGGTGCTGGGCGGGGTGAACATGCCGCGCATGTCGATGCCGGTGGTGTTCGGCCTGGTGGGCATGAGCGCGCTGGCGATCATCGAGCCGTACCGCATGCGCCGCATCACCTCCTTCCTCGACCCGTGGGCTGACCAGCAGGGCGACGGCTACCAGCTGTCCAACGCGCTGATGGCGGTGGGCCGTGGCGAGTGGACCGGCGTCGGCCTGGGCAACTCGGTGCAGAAGCTGTACTACCTGCCCGAGGCGCATACCGACTTCATCTTCTCGGTCACCGCCGAGGAATTCGGTTTCCTCGGCACCTGCACGATCGTGGCCCTGTATGCGCTGCTGGTCGGCCGCACGTTCTGGCTGGGCATGCGCTGCGTGGAAATGAAGCGCCACTTCTCCGGCTACATCGCCTTCGGCATCGGCCTGTGGATCAGCATGCAGACCTTCGTCTCGATCGGCGTGAACCTGGGCATCCTGCCGACCAAGGGCCTGACCCTGCCGCTGATTTCGTCGGGCGGTTCGTCGGTGCTGATGACCTGCGTGGCGATGGGCCTGCTGCTGCGCGTGTCGTATGAGCTGAAGCGTGCCGAACGCCGCCAGGCCGTGCGCATGGGCGCTGCCGACGATGTGGCTGGCCCGGCTCCGGCCGATGCGCCAGCCGCACCGGTGGCAAAGAGCGTGCCGATGGCCGCCGAACCGGCTGCGGCCGAGCCAGCCGCCGTGCGCGGCACCAGCCGCTTGCAGTCGCGTGTCGAACCTACCTTCGGGAGGCTCGGATGA